One window of the Lactococcus lactis genome contains the following:
- the rpsI gene encoding 30S ribosomal protein S9: MAQVQYAGTGRRKNAVARVRLVPGTGKITVNGREVESYIPHADMRLVINQPFAATQTEGSYDTLVNVNGGGVSGQAGAIRHGIARALLQVDPDFRSALKRAGLLTRDARMVERKKPGLKKARKASQFSKR; the protein is encoded by the coding sequence ATGGCACAAGTACAATATGCCGGCACAGGCCGTCGTAAAAATGCAGTAGCACGCGTACGTCTCGTACCTGGTACTGGTAAAATCACAGTTAACGGACGTGAAGTAGAAAGCTACATCCCACACGCAGACATGCGTCTCGTTATCAACCAACCATTTGCAGCTACACAAACAGAAGGTAGCTACGATACACTCGTAAACGTAAATGGTGGTGGTGTATCAGGTCAAGCAGGAGCTATCCGTCACGGAATCGCTCGTGCATTGCTCCAAGTAGACCCAGATTTCCGTAGTGCTTTGAAACGCGCTGGACTCCTTACACGTGACGCCCGTATGGTTGAACGTAAAAAACCAGGTCTCAAAAAAGCCCGTAAAGCATCACAATTCTCAAAACGTTAA
- the rplM gene encoding 50S ribosomal protein L13: MMKTTFMANAQNVDRKWYVVDATDVPLGRLSAVVASVLRGKNKPTYTPHTDTGDFVIVVNAEKIKLTGKKATDKVYYSHSLHPGGLKSVTAGELREKNAVRLIEKSVKGMLPHNTLGRAQGMKLKVFVGAEHTHTAQKPEVLDITGLI, from the coding sequence ATGATGAAAACTACATTCATGGCTAACGCTCAAAACGTTGACCGTAAATGGTACGTCGTCGATGCAACTGATGTTCCTCTTGGACGTCTTTCTGCAGTTGTCGCAAGCGTACTTCGCGGAAAAAACAAACCAACATACACACCACATACTGATACAGGTGATTTCGTAATCGTTGTTAACGCTGAAAAAATCAAATTGACTGGTAAAAAAGCAACTGATAAAGTTTATTACTCACACTCACTTCACCCAGGTGGATTGAAATCAGTTACTGCTGGTGAACTCCGTGAAAAAAATGCTGTACGTTTGATTGAAAAATCAGTAAAAGGTATGCTTCCACACAACACACTTGGACGTGCTCAAGGCATGAAACTTAAAGTGTTTGTTGGCGCAGAACACACACATACAGCTCAAAAACCTGAAGTCCTTGACATCACAGGTTTGATTTAA